The Rhodococcus sp. X156 genome window below encodes:
- a CDS encoding PPOX class F420-dependent oxidoreductase, translating to MPSTSPAALPAVALEFLAERQLASLTTLRADGTPHVVPVGFTWDAERSIARIITRGGSLKARNAARGGRGSLCQVDWARWMTLEGVTSVHTDAEEVAEGERRYAQRYRQPRPNPERVVIQIAADRVLGSASLLHPE from the coding sequence GTGCCCTCCACCTCCCCCGCCGCGCTGCCCGCCGTGGCCCTCGAGTTCCTGGCCGAGCGACAGCTCGCCTCGCTGACCACGCTGCGCGCCGACGGGACCCCGCACGTGGTGCCCGTGGGGTTCACCTGGGACGCCGAGCGCTCGATCGCCCGGATCATCACCAGGGGCGGCTCACTCAAGGCGCGCAACGCCGCCCGGGGTGGGCGCGGCTCGCTGTGCCAGGTCGACTGGGCCCGCTGGATGACCCTGGAGGGCGTGACCTCGGTGCACACCGATGCCGAGGAGGTGGCCGAGGGTGAGCGCCGCTACGCGCAGCGGTACCGCCAGCCCCGGCCCAATCCGGAGCGGGTGGTCATCCAGATCGCCGCGGACCGGGTGCTCGGCTCGGCCAGCCTGCTGCACCCGGAGTAG
- a CDS encoding SDR family NAD(P)-dependent oxidoreductase translates to MSDGAVLVLGGRSEIGVAVAHRLVAQGARTVVLAARRADDLVAEREALLAAGATTVECLDFDADDLSSHQPLLADVAARHHLDVVLVSFGVLGDQARAETDPAHAVAVVHTDYVAQVHVLTVLATLLRAQGDGQLVVFSSVAGVRVRRANYVYGSAKAGLDGFASGLADSLVGSGVHLLLVRPGFVVGRMTEGMSPAPLSSTPDQVADAVVAGLRRRKDVVWVPGVLRVAFTAMSLLPRPLWRRLPR, encoded by the coding sequence GTGAGCGATGGAGCGGTTCTGGTCCTGGGTGGGCGCAGCGAGATCGGCGTGGCGGTGGCACACCGGCTGGTGGCCCAGGGTGCCCGCACCGTGGTGCTGGCCGCCCGGCGCGCCGACGACCTGGTGGCCGAGCGGGAGGCGCTGCTGGCCGCTGGCGCCACCACGGTGGAGTGCCTGGACTTCGACGCCGACGACCTGAGCAGCCACCAGCCGCTGCTGGCCGACGTCGCCGCCCGCCACCACCTGGACGTGGTGCTGGTCAGCTTCGGCGTCCTGGGTGACCAGGCCCGCGCGGAGACCGACCCGGCGCACGCCGTGGCGGTGGTGCACACCGACTACGTCGCCCAGGTGCACGTGCTCACCGTGCTGGCCACGCTGCTGCGCGCCCAGGGCGACGGGCAGCTGGTGGTGTTCTCCTCCGTGGCCGGGGTGCGGGTGCGCCGCGCCAACTACGTCTACGGCTCGGCCAAGGCGGGGCTGGACGGCTTCGCCAGCGGGCTGGCCGACTCCCTCGTCGGCTCCGGCGTGCACCTGCTGCTGGTGCGGCCGGGCTTCGTGGTGGGCCGGATGACCGAGGGCATGAGCCCTGCACCGTTGTCCAGCACTCCCGACCAGGTGGCCGACGCGGTGGTGGCCGGCCTGCGCCGGCGCAAGGACGTGGTGTGGGTGCCCGGCGTGCTGCGGGTGGCGTTCACCGCGATGAGCCTGCTGCCGCGTCCACTGTGGCGGCGGCTGCCGCGCTGA
- a CDS encoding phosphotriesterase, protein MSEVHTVRGPVDSSSLGRVLMHEHVFVLDAEMQQNYPDYLDRWDEGERVADAVHKLTELKARGIDTIVDPTVIGLGRYLPRIATVNEQVDINIVAATGIYTYNDLPFQFHYNGPGLLVDTPEPMVELFLRDLREGIAGTAIRAAFLKCAIEAPGLTAGVERVMRAVGQAHQETGAPITVHTNPHTQSGLVVQKVLGSEGVDLSKVVLGHCGDTTDLDHLCALADAGSLLGMDRFGLDVLLPFEERVGTVVELARRGYAEKMVLSHDAACFIDWFEAGAKEQMVPHWNYNHISDDVIPALLDRGVTEEQLHTMLVDNPRRYFAS, encoded by the coding sequence ATGTCCGAGGTCCACACCGTTCGCGGTCCGGTCGACAGCAGCAGCCTGGGCCGAGTGCTGATGCACGAGCACGTCTTCGTCCTCGACGCCGAGATGCAGCAGAACTACCCCGACTACCTCGACCGGTGGGACGAGGGCGAGCGGGTCGCCGACGCCGTGCACAAGCTGACCGAGCTCAAGGCCCGCGGCATCGACACGATCGTCGACCCCACCGTGATCGGGCTCGGGCGCTACCTGCCGCGGATCGCCACGGTCAACGAGCAGGTGGACATCAACATCGTGGCCGCCACTGGCATCTACACCTACAACGACCTGCCGTTCCAGTTCCACTACAACGGGCCCGGCCTGCTGGTGGACACCCCGGAGCCGATGGTGGAGCTCTTCCTGCGCGACCTCCGCGAGGGCATCGCGGGCACGGCGATCCGGGCCGCCTTCCTCAAGTGCGCCATCGAGGCTCCCGGCCTCACCGCGGGCGTGGAGCGGGTGATGCGGGCGGTGGGCCAGGCCCACCAGGAGACCGGGGCGCCGATCACCGTGCACACCAACCCGCACACCCAGTCCGGGCTGGTGGTGCAGAAGGTGCTGGGATCGGAGGGGGTGGACCTGAGCAAGGTGGTCCTCGGTCACTGCGGCGACACCACCGACCTGGACCACCTGTGCGCGCTGGCCGACGCCGGCTCGCTGCTGGGGATGGACCGCTTCGGCCTGGACGTGCTGCTGCCCTTCGAGGAGCGCGTGGGCACCGTGGTGGAGCTGGCCCGCCGCGGCTACGCCGAGAAGATGGTGCTCTCCCACGACGCGGCGTGCTTCATCGACTGGTTCGAGGCCGGCGCCAAGGAGCAGATGGTGCCGCACTGGAACTACAACCACATCAGCGACGACGTGATCCCCGCGCTGCTCGACCGCGGGGTCACCGAGGAGCAGCTGCACACCATGCTGGTGGACAACCCGCGCCGCTACTTCGCGAGCTGA
- a CDS encoding metallopeptidase TldD-related protein, translating to MITAPDLVELVLGASQADGCVVLVTESSEATLRWANSTMTTNGLSSSREWAVVSVLGSSVGVVSSSSVDSADVTAVVRASEEAARASGPARDAAPLVEGSGAPTDWDAPAAQTDIAVFDRLATELAQGFAGKDTLYGFAEHQVHTTWLGSSTGLRRRFSQPAGTVEVNAKRDGSSAWGGLGTRDFTDVDLTALLADLSIRLGWGRRTVELPAGRYETLLPPSAVSDLMILLAWAMEGRGAQEGHTALSRPGGTRVGEQLGTLGLTMACDPNLPGLEYPPFVATTHSDDSISVFDNGMDAGRVEWIRDGAVHALAYPRAEAERFHAPVAVPGDNLLITGGSGASLQDMVASTERGLLLTCLWYIREVDPVSLLVTGLTRDGVYLVEDGKVTGEVNNFRFNESPLDLLRRATEAGATERTLPREWKDWFSRAEVPPLRIPDFHMSSPSQAS from the coding sequence ATGATCACCGCCCCAGACCTCGTGGAGCTCGTGCTGGGCGCCTCGCAGGCGGACGGCTGCGTCGTCCTGGTCACCGAGTCCAGCGAGGCCACGCTGCGCTGGGCCAACTCCACCATGACCACCAACGGGCTCAGCTCCTCCCGCGAGTGGGCGGTGGTCTCGGTGCTCGGCTCCTCGGTGGGCGTGGTCAGCTCCTCCAGCGTGGACAGCGCCGACGTCACCGCGGTGGTGCGGGCCAGCGAGGAGGCCGCCCGTGCCTCCGGCCCCGCCCGCGACGCGGCCCCGCTGGTGGAGGGCTCCGGTGCCCCCACCGACTGGGACGCTCCGGCCGCGCAGACCGACATCGCCGTGTTCGACCGGCTGGCCACCGAGCTGGCCCAGGGCTTTGCCGGCAAGGACACCCTCTACGGCTTCGCCGAGCACCAGGTGCACACCACCTGGCTGGGCTCCTCCACCGGGCTGCGCCGGCGCTTCAGCCAGCCCGCCGGCACCGTGGAGGTCAACGCCAAGCGCGACGGCTCCAGCGCGTGGGGCGGGCTCGGCACCCGGGACTTCACCGACGTCGACCTCACCGCGCTGCTGGCCGACCTCTCCATCCGGCTGGGCTGGGGCCGGCGCACGGTGGAGCTGCCCGCCGGCCGCTACGAGACGCTGCTGCCCCCCTCGGCGGTGTCGGACCTGATGATCCTGCTGGCCTGGGCGATGGAGGGCCGCGGGGCCCAGGAGGGACACACCGCCCTGTCGCGGCCGGGCGGCACCCGGGTGGGCGAGCAGCTGGGCACGCTGGGCCTGACCATGGCCTGCGACCCCAACCTGCCGGGCCTGGAGTACCCGCCGTTCGTGGCCACCACCCACTCCGACGACTCGATCTCGGTGTTCGACAACGGGATGGATGCCGGGCGGGTGGAGTGGATCCGCGACGGCGCCGTGCACGCCCTTGCCTACCCCCGCGCCGAGGCGGAGCGCTTCCACGCGCCGGTGGCGGTGCCCGGGGACAACCTGCTCATCACCGGCGGGTCCGGTGCGTCGCTGCAGGACATGGTGGCCAGCACGGAGCGGGGTCTGCTGCTCACCTGCCTGTGGTACATCCGCGAGGTCGACCCGGTGTCGCTGCTGGTCACCGGGCTCACCCGGGACGGGGTGTACCTGGTGGAGGACGGCAAGGTCACCGGCGAGGTGAACAACTTCCGGTTCAACGAGAGCCCGCTGGACCTGCTGCGCCGGGCCACCGAGGCCGGTGCCACCGAGCGCACCCTGCCGCGGGAGTGGAAGGACTGGTTCAGCCGCGCCGAGGTGCCGCCGCTGCGGATCCCGGACTTCCACATGTCCTCCCCCAGCCAGGCCAGCTAG
- a CDS encoding TldD/PmbA family protein produces MPATERDVDADFLALPLRALADAALSRARELGAEHADLRVHRTQTQSLRLRDGTVQSANDGATVGLAVRVVVDGTWGFAARAELTPDAAATAAAQAVQVARTLRALNRDPVVLAPEPVYADVTWVSGYAVDPFAVPTADKIERLTDFSQRLLAADGVDHVSASCLQVKEQTFYADLHGSTITQQRVRLQPDVEATTVDQQAGAFESMATLAPPVGRGWEYLGQGDPAQGRWDWDGELAQLPELLAEKVRAPSVTAGPTDLVIDPSNLWLTIHESIGHATEYDRAIGYEAAYAGTSFATPDQLGTLRYGSDVMHVTADRTQPHGLSTVGYDDEGVAAQSWDLVRDGVLVGYQLDRVFAPRMGLERSNGCSYADSAQHVPIQRMANVSLQPDPHTDRSTAELISAVDEGIYVVGDKSWSIDMQRYNFQFTGQRFYRIRNGQLAGQLRDVAYQATTTDFWGAMEAVGGPSTWQLHGAFNCGKAQPGQVAAVSHGAPSALFRQVNILNTQSEGKSA; encoded by the coding sequence ATGCCCGCGACAGAGCGTGACGTTGACGCTGACTTCCTCGCCCTGCCCCTGCGCGCGCTGGCTGACGCGGCGCTGAGCCGGGCCCGCGAGCTGGGCGCCGAGCACGCCGACCTGCGGGTGCACCGCACGCAGACGCAGAGCCTGCGGCTGCGCGACGGGACGGTGCAGTCGGCCAACGACGGTGCCACCGTCGGGCTCGCGGTGCGGGTGGTGGTGGACGGCACCTGGGGCTTCGCCGCCCGAGCCGAGCTCACCCCCGACGCCGCGGCCACCGCAGCAGCGCAGGCGGTTCAGGTGGCCCGGACCCTGCGGGCGCTCAACCGTGACCCGGTGGTGCTGGCCCCGGAGCCGGTGTACGCCGACGTCACCTGGGTGTCCGGCTACGCGGTGGATCCCTTCGCGGTGCCCACCGCGGACAAGATCGAGCGCCTCACCGACTTCTCCCAGCGGCTGCTGGCCGCCGACGGCGTCGACCACGTGTCGGCGAGCTGCCTGCAGGTCAAGGAGCAGACGTTCTACGCCGACCTGCACGGCTCCACCATCACCCAGCAGCGGGTGCGGCTGCAGCCCGACGTGGAGGCCACCACGGTGGACCAGCAGGCAGGTGCGTTCGAGTCCATGGCCACCCTGGCGCCGCCGGTGGGCCGGGGCTGGGAGTACCTGGGCCAGGGCGACCCAGCTCAGGGGCGCTGGGACTGGGACGGCGAGCTGGCGCAGCTGCCCGAGCTGCTGGCGGAGAAGGTGCGGGCCCCCTCGGTGACGGCCGGGCCCACCGACCTGGTGATCGACCCGTCCAACCTGTGGCTGACCATCCACGAGTCCATCGGCCACGCCACCGAGTACGACCGCGCCATCGGCTACGAGGCCGCCTACGCCGGCACCTCCTTCGCCACCCCCGACCAGCTGGGCACCCTGCGCTACGGCTCCGACGTCATGCACGTCACCGCCGACCGCACCCAGCCGCACGGGCTGTCCACGGTGGGCTACGACGACGAGGGGGTGGCCGCGCAGAGCTGGGACCTGGTGCGCGACGGGGTGCTGGTGGGCTACCAGCTCGACCGGGTGTTCGCGCCGCGGATGGGCCTGGAGCGCTCCAACGGCTGCTCCTACGCCGACTCCGCCCAGCACGTGCCCATCCAGCGGATGGCCAACGTCTCGCTGCAGCCGGACCCGCACACCGACCGCAGCACCGCCGAGCTGATCAGCGCGGTGGACGAAGGCATCTACGTCGTCGGCGACAAGTCGTGGTCCATCGACATGCAGCGCTACAACTTCCAGTTCACCGGCCAGCGCTTCTACCGCATCCGCAACGGTCAGCTGGCCGGGCAGCTGCGCGACGTCGCCTACCAGGCCACCACCACCGACTTCTGGGGCGCCATGGAGGCGGTGGGTGGGCCGTCCACCTGGCAGCTGCACGGGGCGTTCAACTGCGGCAAGGCCCAGCCCGGCCAGGTGGCCGCGGTCAGCCACGGTGCACCGTCGGCGCTGTTCCGCCAGGTGAACATCCTCAACACGCAGTCGGAAGGGAAGTCCGCATGA
- a CDS encoding response regulator transcription factor, translating to MAVQHVNPVTVLLVDDQQLMRSGLRAVLGGHDDLTVVGEACDGAEAVRVAERVRPSVVLMELRTPGPAGVEATRRIVDAGLAAVLVLTTLDHGDHGDHALACLRAGAGGYLLDDTPPEQLVAAVRSVAGGGWVITPSVAHRLVQRLVDGSPAVVTGRRGTDGSGMGASGTDGSGMDTSALQVLTDREREVLTQVARGLSNAEVATRMFLSEATVKTHVGRVLAKLGLRDRAQAVVLAYETGLVRPGGPSTTPGSGVTQNARQLGNNPAHD from the coding sequence GTGGCCGTCCAGCACGTCAACCCGGTGACCGTGCTGCTCGTCGACGACCAACAGCTGATGCGCAGCGGTCTCCGCGCCGTGCTCGGCGGACACGACGACCTCACCGTGGTGGGGGAGGCCTGCGACGGCGCCGAGGCGGTGCGGGTGGCGGAGCGGGTGCGGCCGTCGGTGGTGCTGATGGAGCTGCGCACGCCGGGGCCGGCCGGGGTGGAGGCCACCCGCCGCATCGTCGACGCCGGGCTGGCCGCGGTGCTGGTGCTGACCACCCTCGACCACGGCGACCACGGCGACCACGCCCTGGCGTGCCTGCGCGCCGGTGCCGGCGGGTACCTGCTCGACGACACCCCGCCGGAGCAGCTGGTGGCCGCGGTGCGCAGCGTCGCCGGTGGTGGCTGGGTGATCACGCCGAGCGTCGCCCACCGGCTGGTGCAGCGCCTGGTCGACGGGTCGCCCGCCGTGGTGACGGGCCGCCGCGGGACGGACGGCAGCGGAATGGGCGCCAGTGGGACGGACGGCAGTGGGATGGACACCAGCGCCCTGCAGGTGCTCACCGACCGGGAGCGCGAGGTGCTCACCCAGGTGGCCCGGGGGCTGTCCAACGCCGAGGTGGCCACCCGGATGTTCCTCTCCGAGGCCACGGTCAAGACCCACGTGGGCCGGGTGCTGGCCAAGCTGGGGCTGCGCGACCGGGCCCAGGCGGTGGTGCTGGCCTACGAGACGGGCCTGGTGCGACCCGGCGGGCCCAGCACGACACCAGGTTCGGGGGTGACCCAGAACGCCCGACAACTAGGGAATAATCCGGCACATGATTGA
- a CDS encoding ABC transporter ATP-binding protein, whose protein sequence is MIEVRNLSKSYGATKAVDDLTFTVHPGKVTGFLGPNGAGKSTTMRMILGLDRPTSGTATIGGTAYHQLKHPLREVGALLDAKWVHPNRSARAHLRWMAASNGIPSSRVDEVLALVGLSQVAGKKAGGFSLGMSQRLGIAAALLGDPGVLLFDEPVNGLDPEGIVWIRQFMQALAREGRTVLVSSHLLNEMAITAENLIVIGRGRLIADCTTQQFVDQASSATVRVRSPQLDALRDSLRQHGIDLQQDGPDALLVNGVGTEQVGELAAAGNIVLHELSLQRGSLEQAFMQLTGGDVQYQSSVPAQPTPPGPGQAPIAPRTEMSKS, encoded by the coding sequence ATGATTGAAGTGCGCAACCTTTCCAAGTCCTACGGTGCCACCAAGGCCGTCGACGACCTGACCTTCACGGTGCACCCCGGAAAGGTCACCGGCTTCCTCGGCCCCAACGGCGCCGGCAAGTCCACCACCATGCGGATGATCCTGGGCCTCGACCGGCCCACCTCGGGCACCGCGACCATCGGTGGCACGGCCTACCACCAGCTCAAGCACCCGCTGCGCGAGGTCGGGGCCCTGCTGGACGCCAAGTGGGTGCACCCCAACCGCTCGGCCCGGGCACACCTGCGCTGGATGGCCGCCTCCAACGGCATCCCCTCCTCCCGGGTGGACGAGGTGCTCGCCCTGGTGGGGCTCTCCCAGGTGGCGGGCAAGAAGGCCGGCGGCTTCTCCCTGGGCATGTCCCAGCGCCTGGGCATCGCCGCCGCCCTGCTGGGCGACCCCGGCGTGCTGCTCTTCGACGAGCCGGTCAACGGCCTCGACCCCGAGGGCATCGTGTGGATCCGCCAGTTCATGCAGGCGCTGGCCCGCGAGGGGCGCACCGTCCTGGTGTCCAGCCACCTGCTCAACGAGATGGCCATCACCGCCGAGAACCTCATCGTGATCGGCCGCGGCCGGCTCATCGCCGACTGCACCACCCAGCAGTTCGTCGACCAGGCCAGCTCCGCCACCGTGCGGGTGCGCAGCCCCCAGCTGGACGCCCTGCGGGACAGCCTCCGCCAGCACGGCATCGACCTGCAGCAGGACGGACCCGACGCCCTGCTGGTCAACGGGGTTGGCACCGAGCAGGTGGGCGAGCTCGCCGCGGCAGGCAACATCGTGCTGCACGAGCTGAGCCTGCAGCGCGGCTCGCTGGAGCAGGCGTTCATGCAGCTGACCGGCGGTGACGTGCAGTACCAGTCATCCGTGCCCGCGCAGCCGACCCCGCCGGGTCCTGGCCAGGCACCGATCGCCCCCCGCACCGAAATGAGCAAGTCATGA
- a CDS encoding FxsA family protein, translating to MPVLIFALYAVAEVAALIWVGSALGVLPTVGLLVLGSLLGGYLLRREGQRGMQAIREAQRQGLPAQRHRQADYADVALRTGGALLLLVPGFVSAVLGLLLLLPPTRWLLRPVLKTVVARRVQVMTTNAFARFPGMGPGPAGGAGRFPGGHRQGGYGDVIDGEVVDVHDEGPSGPPRTPLTS from the coding sequence ATGCCGGTCCTGATCTTCGCCCTGTACGCCGTAGCCGAGGTCGCTGCCCTGATCTGGGTGGGCAGCGCCCTCGGTGTGCTGCCCACCGTCGGGCTGCTGGTGCTGGGCTCCCTGCTCGGCGGGTACCTGCTGCGCCGGGAGGGCCAGCGCGGGATGCAGGCCATCCGCGAGGCGCAGCGCCAGGGGCTGCCGGCGCAGCGGCACCGGCAGGCCGACTACGCCGACGTGGCGCTGCGCACGGGTGGCGCGCTGCTGCTGCTGGTCCCCGGCTTCGTCAGTGCGGTGCTCGGGCTGCTGCTGCTCCTGCCCCCCACCCGCTGGCTGCTGCGCCCGGTGCTCAAGACCGTGGTGGCCCGCCGCGTGCAGGTGATGACCACCAACGCGTTCGCTCGCTTCCCGGGCATGGGTCCGGGCCCGGCAGGTGGAGCCGGCCGCTTTCCCGGCGGCCACCGCCAGGGTGGCTACGGCGACGTGATCGACGGCGAGGTGGTGGACGTGCACGACGAGGGCCCCTCCG